CAATTTCTTTGGCAGTAAAATCTTTTATACTGGTAATATGAACTTTTTTTCCACTTGCTTTTAAATCTTTTTTAAGCTGAGTGATGGCTTTATGAAGTGTTTTTATTGCTTTAGACTCTTTTATAGTTTGAGCAAAGGCAAAAGCATTTTGTCCGGTGAGCATGTTGTTGCCCACAAACAATACATGCGAAGCGAAATTTTTAAGGGCAAAATTCCGAACAGAAGTTTTTAAACATTTATCACGTTCTCCAAAGGATTCCAGTTTTTCTGCAAATAAAAATTGGGTCAGGACGATTCCGATAAGCTTCTCTTCTTCAAAGATTCCGATGAAATGGCAAGTCATATTTACTGGACAGGAATTTTCCAGTACTTCGAGATATTCGCGTGACAAAAAAATGTTTTCTGAAGCCAGCAAGTTCCATTCTAAAGGTAGCAGGGACGTGCTTTTATATATTTGGAAAGAATAGTTTGTATTCAAGAGTGTGAGCTAATTTCTTCAAAATTAGATAATATTTGCAATAACTAGTTTGCTTTAAGTTATTATTAAGAAAAATCCGTTTGATTTCAGTTTCAAACGGATTTAATTTATGTTTTTGTTATGCATATGCACAGACAATTCCACCTATAATAGTAAGCGTAAGCATCCAGTACCCGGCGTGGATAAAGATATATTTCCATGATTTCCTTTCAAATAAACCATTGATTCCAATAACCGGGAAAGCAAAAAACAGACCCGCCATAAAACCATGAAGAGCACCATGTTTAAAAGTGCGGTAAGCTGTCCCATAATCTGCCATAAAAGCATGAAAAGATGGTTTGGCACTTGCTATCATAGGAGGTCCGCCAATCATTCCTAAAGCCCCGGACTGATGGATTGTAAAAGACATTAAAGCCATTGAAATCATTACAGAGAAAATATAAGTAAATCCAAATATTTTGAGCATATTGCCTTTTCTGAGATCTTCTTGAGTAAAATTATTTTCTCTCATCCAGATGGTTCCAAATACTTTTGGATTGTACCAGATAAAACCGGTTACAAGTGTAACAACAGCAGCAGCCAGAAATGTAATAAAGTTAATTTCCATAAAATAAGGTTTTTATAATTAGTTGATCAAATTTAATTAAAAATTCAGCGTGAAGGATATTTTATTTTTTGAGTATTAAACGTATTATTTTACTTATTAACACTTTATCGACATAGCTTGTGCTGAAGTTTTAAATCACATAATTTTGCAGCAAACATTGATGCCCCAAATCTATTTTTACTGGATGTACATGAAGAAAAAGATATTACCAATATTACCGTTAATTAATCGTGCTTATGAATGAATTTTACTCGTGAAAAAAGTTGATTAATCTATTTAGTTAATTGTGAAAAAACCGTAATTCGTTACGGTTTTTTTATGCTAAAAAAAGTATAATTTAATATAGGAACAGTAGCATTTTGCTTTTTTTTTATAACTTTAAATGTTGAATTAAAAAGCAATTTAAGCTAACTGTAAAATAAATTCTAACCTTTAATAATATAAGTCATGGTAATACATTATCAGGGAAAACAACATGGAAAAAGTACTAAATTCACTATTAGGATAATTGGTAATAACCTTTCAAAAAGCAGTTCAAACTACCAGATTGATTTGTTGGTAGGAGATAATCAATTGCCATTGTTTACTTCTGAAATTCATCAGAGTTTGTCTAATTGCTTGAGAGAGATTTATTTGTTCAGAAAACACAACGGAATTACTTTTGAAGAATCGTCTGAAAAAATTGAAACATTATTGGTTCCTTACGATAAGGTTTTGTACGATTATAATAAGTTTGCCTTGTTTAGAGCTTAATTTATTTAGAAATTAAAAAAGAAAGGGGCTGTCTCAAAAGTCGAGACAGCCCCTTTTTTAGTATGTATAAAGAGATAGATTAGATATTATTCAAATACATAATCGTACAATATGTTTTTATCTAAACTAATATCTTTTTTAAGAGGTGTCATAATAAAAATGTATCCTTCATTTTCAATCTTATAGAATAACACATTTGCATTCAGACTTTTTAATCCATAGTATTCTATTTTGCTATATATTACTTTTGCGTTTTCACTATTGATTTTTATAGCATACTTATTAAAATTAATGCTAAAACTCTTGACAGAGTCATTATCTATTTGATTTTGTATTGCACTGTCACAGAAAAAATCAATTGTGTTGACCCTGTAATTGTTTTCAAATACGCCAGGGCTTACATTAGTTTCATATAAACCTTCATTAACAATATTAAAATAACCGGTTGTTGGATAATTAGCGGATAGATGATTATTAAATTTACAGTTATTCGAAACATTTTTAAATTTAATCAACAGTAAAGAATATTTGGATTCAATTTCAAATTGTGAAATTACAGAATCTTTTCCTGCTGTATAGCTTCCAATACTAACATACTTCTTTTTAAAAAACGATAAATTTTTTATTTCTATGCTTTTATGCGGAACAAAATTTATTCCGTTCTCACTAATAGTCATCATATGCTTTTTGCAGCTCACAAAAAGGATTAATAATAGTATAATATAGAAAAATTTCATAGTTATTATAATGTGTGAGTTTAATATTCTAAATTAATAGGCAAGAATAGGAAGTATCATTGATTCTCCTACTGATTCTTCCATAATAATAGGTGTTGTTTCAGGTTGAACAAACATAACAATAATTTTAGTTAATAATATAAGTGTATGTCCACCAGGTCTAAAAGCAGCATCAAAACCTGCACTTCTTCCATTTTTACCTCTAAAGTTGTAATGATAACCTATTCCATCTTTACCAAAACTGACTCCTTGTGAAACATGATCATCTGAAGGTCCCATAACTCTTAGCCTATAATCCTTTGGTCTGTAATTTAAATTATATCTTCCAAAATTAATTTGATAATTCCTTCCCTCATCTTTACCATTAAAAAAAGTATCATTTATATCAAACATCTTTTGATTACCAATTCTTAAAGACACATAAGTCTTTAACTTAAATTGATCACCTAAGTTGGAGTTCCATTGTCCCTTTTTACCTGTTTGATGGGTTGATGTATAAGACACATATTGACTCAAATCTACATAACTACTCAAATTAGGTGGTGGCACGTCTCCTCGTCCAAAACCGAAAAACTTACCTATATCTCTCCCAAGGGACTCTATATTACGTCCTACAAAATTAGCTGCATCCTGAACATTTCTGCCTACAAATCTGCCAGCCTCTCCTGCATTTCTTCTAAACCATTCTGCGTTTTCACCATCTTTAAAGAAATTGGCGATAGACTTAAAAGCACCTCCACCAATTTGGTCTTAGTTTCATCCCAGCAATTAACACAATCCTTATCATTCTATATTTATTCCCACTAGGATCACTATACAGCAGCGGAGTTATTGTAAAAGAAATACTTTGTGTTCACGAGCAAGATGCTCGCCAGGTGGAGTTTGTGCAGTCGGATTACTTAATACTGTTTATTAAACTGTCT
The Flavobacterium flavigenum genome window above contains:
- a CDS encoding DUF1761 domain-containing protein, producing the protein MEINFITFLAAAVVTLVTGFIWYNPKVFGTIWMRENNFTQEDLRKGNMLKIFGFTYIFSVMISMALMSFTIHQSGALGMIGGPPMIASAKPSFHAFMADYGTAYRTFKHGALHGFMAGLFFAFPVIGINGLFERKSWKYIFIHAGYWMLTLTIIGGIVCAYA